Below is a genomic region from Medicago truncatula cultivar Jemalong A17 chromosome 3, MtrunA17r5.0-ANR, whole genome shotgun sequence.
TGGATTGCATGGCACAACAAACCTATTGCCGACAGATGAGGAGTACATAACTGTTTAGCCAACCCATCAAAAGtataaagatgaaaagaaattcaaaatagTACAAAGAAAACATAACTGAAGAAAGGAAGAGAATgaacaaaagatgaagaacACTACACATATCACATAGAATAATTAGTACATAGAGCTTAAAGTGGAACTCTGAAAAGAAATAGTTGCAGTAGAAAATTAAACGGCTAATACACTTCAACTCAACTAATAGTGTCACATTTATTATGTTATCATTAGCATAGAAAACATTGAATGGCTACAAAGCATTCATTGATCCTtcacatacaaaaaaaaaaattgtatgttttTTACACCAAACTATATAGTATAAGTTTAGCATAGTGAAACTCTCATTTGCTATGTAAATATTCTACAAAAGCTTCAAGCAGGAgaggatagtttttttttttttttgaaataacaatGTAGGGAATAGTTAATTAGTACTCCTTTGTCATCAATTAAAAGCATTTGAAGACTACTTATTATTGGACTTTGGTATTCTCCAATTATTGCTATTCCATTGAATGAGGGAATGTATTGGTTTTCCATGATGGAACCATGCATAGGGGGTCATTAAGGGATAGATTGTTAACACTGTCACACACAACTTGAGTGTATTGCAAATCCAAAAtaagattttatatatatagttccATTTCCATATCAATATATGAGAACAAATAAGAAAGTCAGAATAAACTACTACTAAGTTATAAACATAAGAATATATTTAGACATTATTCCAAAAACCAACACAATTTTGTCTCAGTAACCTTCACTTAAGCATAAATTACTACGAAATTACAAATTTGCCTCAGCTCATAGGTTGATCAAGGTTCCATATCAGACAATAACTTATCAGAGTTGTATAACAGAAACCATGCGTCCATTTTCTTTCACACGACCACTTATAATTCATATGCTTGAGTATCTTGCAGCTTCCTAAAATGAAAGATCTTCCATTGATGCTATGTTAAAAGATTGCCTGTGGATGACAGGAAAATTAAAAATGCAGCCACCAACTATCAACCAACTATATGATTAGAGGGGAAAATAAAATTCTTCACCAGTTTCTTATGGTAGGTCTATAACAATTTATCATACTCTCATATCTTCTGTTTTGTCGAGATCATTGACGGTCTTCTCCTAGAAGATCAAATCAATTTATCACCTAGAAGTTGATGGTAGTACTTCTAATAGCCAAGTTAGAAATCACTTAATACCCaccaaattattaaatatattcaaATTGAAGGGAGTAAAAACACAGAAACATATTAAATCCTCAtaaaattcttatgttttaaacTATCATGtttaaacaaatagaaaaaagtttatttagCAAGTATGATGAAAGTTGTAAAATATGTCAATCATAAACTTCTCAGTTAGAAATGTGCATCGTATATATGCACACAATTTTCTTCATTATATCCCAAACTTGCAAGTGTGAATGGTATCAATAAAACCACCACATTTCAGAAATAAAAGACCccaattagaaagaaaaacacaaactgataaaaaaaaatgagaggaagaagagaatcAAGCCTGGTTTCATTCAATATCTCTCAATGGAATCATTCATTATTCATTATAAGAACCAGTTGTAGCAAAGCACGCATCAAACATAAATATTAAACCACTTTTACATTGCAAATCAAAGTAAACTCCAGAGATAGACTGGTtttaaatatgactttttaaGTAACAAAATTGGtgataaaaaattgatgaagcAAAATGTGTCATATAAGTACGCtaaaattaacaacaaataCAAACTAAAAACATTACCAAATGAGAACAAATATGATTTTCCAAGcgaaaaaacaaaatcaaaataatcttGTTGCCGCTGCTCAAAGTTTCTGGCGGATTTGCAAGGAGAAACGATGGAATCGCAAATGCGATGAACTTCTTTGAGAGATTTCTGAACTTAAACTACAAATCCAATCCTTGGTGTGTTGAAGTGtatattcatcttcttcgttTTCCGATATTGCATATATAAACCTTATACATCATGTATCATGGATATAATAACTCTACATTGATATAACACAAAAGCTAGGGAAACAATAACAATATTTAATGCAATCATGAAAGGTGGAAAGCCATAACTAAGAGCATTTAAGGTATCAGGTATGGGGAAATGAAAGTTTGAAGTCAGATGAGATGAATGCCTAGCCAGATGATTTGATCCAACGGACCTCCTTGATTGGCGCCTAAAAATTCTAGATTTAGGTTTTGCAAAGTTATTAGCAATGTTAAGTAGGATTAGATATAAACTAGAACGCCCTCCCGTGCAGGCACGGGTCATATAGAttgtagaaattaaaaataatatagaaatTTGTATAAGTCTTCATAGCAGTAAGTCATTAGTACGGTAATAAAGATAGTGTATTACATCattcatacaaataaaaaagactaTAAATCTATATAATTCTATGAATGGCATTCCAAAAAATAGCAAATCATTAACTCCCAGTTCAATGGAATAAAAATCAATAGTAGTATATTTGTACAGCTCGATTACATAGAGATTTTTATTCCTCTAACCCAAATCTCAAATTGCTTAAGAGATGAGCAGAACATCAGCTGCCATCATAATTGTTTGATAGAATAAATTCTTGtgaaacactaaaaattaaaacaaaaacatcaaatagaTGCTCCTCGTCAACATCAATTTTGGCAATTCTAATCCTTTGATTCAACTTTGACGCGCACCATCTTCGAGGGCTGTGTCACAGATGCTTGTCCAACCTCGCCATTTCCATTCGTTGAAGAATCTATATTACCGGATGATCTTTTCATAGAAGATTTGCCAACAGGAGTGTGGACAATGTTTGTGTCGCTACACGAATCGCCACATTCTACAACCTGTAGGTGccaaataataatttacaatAATCAGCAAACAGTACCATAATTATACAATTATATTCCAACAAAGCATTGGCTGAT
It encodes:
- the LOC25489996 gene encoding uncharacterized protein, with amino-acid sequence MFKNLKKSNEESGVAFNAGDVDTRAADSNMVVECGDSCSDTNIVHTPVGKSSMKRSSGNIDSSTNGNGEVGQASVTQPSKMVRVKVESKD